In a genomic window of Wyeomyia smithii strain HCP4-BCI-WySm-NY-G18 chromosome 1, ASM2978416v1, whole genome shotgun sequence:
- the LOC129717164 gene encoding piercer of microtubule wall 1 protein — translation MDSESKKNTNHDISTVSMNNDLRISTRFETPYLFQGYGNQRENQNPIYRTSNSDYGYFTPCPHTVPHKYFPKSNKFTSHLRQCGMFRNFSLNKTVDRSYCDLQ, via the exons ATGGATAgcgaaagtaaaaaaaacaccAATCATGATATAAGCACAGTTAGCATGAATAACGATTTAAGAATTTCCACTAGATTCGAAACTCCAT atcTCTTCCAAGGTTACGGAAACCAGAGAGAAAATCAAAACCCGATTTACAGAACATCGAATTCCGATTATGGATATTTTACTCCATGCCCACACACAGTTCCACATAA ATATTTTCCAAAATCTAACAAATTCACAAGTCATCTTCGTCAATGCGGAATGTTCCGGAATTTCTCATTAAATAAAACCGTGGATCGTAGTTATTGTGATTTACAATAA